The Planococcus donghaensis genome contains a region encoding:
- a CDS encoding sigma 54-interacting transcriptional regulator, producing the protein MKPEDIDLSPFYKFAGEHVAIGIHAIDTKGKTVLYNKKMREIEGFDFEELADRSLLELFRFDQQESTMLQVLQSKIPVFNVKQTYWNRKGQEITTINDTYPVFDKNKLIGAIELSRDVTTLEKVIYQPLKKYDEPITFSTISAVSKSMKKVIATAEKAAIANLPVLLVGESGTGKELIAEAIHWAQSSERPMHTLYCHGTDGTIIDQLGEDIKQINEGTIYCERIDLLPLPLQEQLLEMVEERSRGNTYFIASVGEDPVELITSHKLLKDLYYFFSSMTIKVAPLRLRKEDILPFVNDYFSRHRMMVGSVVHGLDKEVTDLLHDYDWPGNLKELELLLDEITSMLTTQEIVTADMLPHHFMLKNHLNGAQKPEDFIVQSTTELLPLEEYLFEAEMYYLQKAMDLHHGNVTKAAAALGMSRQNLQYRLRKIKKNEAQT; encoded by the coding sequence TTGAAGCCGGAAGATATCGATTTATCACCGTTTTATAAATTTGCCGGAGAGCATGTAGCTATTGGAATTCACGCCATAGACACAAAAGGAAAGACCGTTTTATATAATAAGAAAATGCGAGAAATTGAAGGATTCGATTTCGAGGAACTTGCGGACCGTTCGCTGTTAGAATTGTTCCGGTTTGACCAACAAGAAAGCACAATGTTACAAGTGCTTCAAAGTAAAATCCCTGTTTTCAATGTCAAACAAACTTATTGGAACCGTAAAGGCCAAGAAATTACCACCATTAATGATACCTATCCGGTATTTGATAAAAATAAGTTGATTGGTGCAATCGAGTTATCGCGCGATGTCACAACTCTTGAAAAAGTCATTTATCAACCATTAAAAAAATACGACGAGCCCATTACCTTTTCAACCATATCTGCCGTATCGAAAAGCATGAAAAAAGTAATTGCTACTGCTGAAAAAGCAGCAATTGCAAATTTGCCGGTACTTCTAGTAGGTGAATCTGGTACTGGAAAAGAGTTGATTGCAGAAGCGATTCATTGGGCGCAATCTTCCGAAAGACCCATGCATACGCTTTATTGTCACGGAACCGACGGAACGATTATCGATCAACTTGGTGAAGACATCAAACAAATTAACGAAGGCACCATTTATTGTGAACGAATTGATTTGCTACCTCTGCCTTTGCAGGAACAGTTGCTAGAGATGGTAGAAGAACGTTCGCGTGGAAATACGTATTTTATCGCCAGTGTCGGTGAAGACCCAGTCGAATTAATCACGTCACATAAATTGCTGAAAGACCTTTACTATTTCTTTTCTTCTATGACGATAAAAGTGGCACCACTTCGTCTGCGTAAAGAAGACATTTTGCCATTTGTAAATGATTATTTTTCACGTCACCGAATGATGGTAGGATCTGTTGTCCATGGGCTAGACAAAGAAGTCACAGATTTGCTACATGACTATGACTGGCCCGGGAATTTAAAAGAACTGGAATTGCTATTAGATGAAATTACGTCCATGTTGACAACCCAAGAAATTGTTACAGCAGATATGTTACCGCATCATTTCATGCTGAAAAATCATTTGAACGGAGCACAAAAACCTGAAGATTTTATCGTTCAGTCTACTACGGAGTTATTGCCACTTGAGGAATATTTGTTTGAAGCTGAAATGTATTACTTGCAAAAAGCGATGGACTTGCATCATGGCAATGTCACAAAAGCAGCTGCTGCTCTTGGTATGAGTCGACAAAACCTTCAATACCGTTTACGAAAAATCAAAAAAAACGAAGCGCAGACATAA
- the pruA gene encoding L-glutamate gamma-semialdehyde dehydrogenase yields MIPYKHEPFTDFSVEKNRTDYLEGLKTVEAYLGQDYPLIIGGERITTEDKIISFNPANKEELVGRVSKSNKELAEKAMQAADEAFKTWRKVKPEVRADVLLRAAAIVRRRKHEFSALLTKEAGKPWNEADADTAEAIDFMEYYARQMLRLKDGMPVESRPGEDNRYDYIPLGVGVVISPWNFAFAIMAGTAVAAMVAGNTVLLKPASTTPVVAYKFIEVLEEAGMPAGVVNFIPGPGSEVGDYLVDHPNTRFISFTGSKEVGLRIAERSSKVNEGQIWMKRLIAEMGGKNTMVVDKEADLELAAQSIVKSAFGFSGQKCSAGSRAVIVEDVYDTVLERVIELTKELTIGDPTDQSNYMGPVIDGNSYNKIMSYIEIGKEEGRLVAGGDGDDSKGFFVNPTVFADLDPQARIMQEEIFGPVVGLMKAKDFDHALEIANNTEYGLTGGVITNNRANLEKAREDFHVGNLYFNRGCTGAIVGYQSFGGFNMSGTDSKAGGPDYIVLHMQAKTTSEMY; encoded by the coding sequence ATGATTCCCTACAAACACGAACCATTCACAGATTTCTCGGTTGAAAAAAACCGCACAGATTACCTTGAGGGCTTGAAAACAGTTGAAGCTTACCTTGGACAAGATTATCCGTTAATTATTGGTGGAGAACGAATCACTACTGAAGATAAAATTATTTCTTTCAACCCTGCTAACAAAGAAGAATTGGTTGGACGAGTTTCTAAATCGAACAAAGAATTAGCTGAAAAAGCAATGCAAGCAGCTGATGAAGCTTTTAAAACATGGAGAAAAGTTAAACCTGAAGTTCGCGCGGATGTTTTACTTAGAGCAGCTGCAATTGTACGTCGCCGCAAACACGAATTCTCAGCACTTTTGACAAAAGAAGCTGGTAAGCCTTGGAACGAAGCAGATGCAGATACAGCTGAAGCAATCGATTTCATGGAATACTATGCTCGCCAAATGCTACGTCTTAAAGATGGTATGCCAGTAGAAAGCCGTCCAGGCGAAGACAACCGTTATGACTATATTCCTTTAGGCGTAGGTGTTGTTATTTCACCTTGGAACTTTGCTTTCGCAATCATGGCTGGTACAGCTGTAGCAGCAATGGTAGCAGGTAACACGGTTCTATTAAAACCAGCATCAACGACTCCGGTAGTTGCTTATAAATTTATCGAAGTTCTTGAAGAAGCGGGCATGCCAGCTGGTGTTGTTAACTTTATTCCAGGACCAGGATCTGAAGTAGGCGACTACTTAGTAGATCATCCGAACACTCGCTTTATCTCATTCACAGGCTCTAAAGAAGTAGGTCTGCGCATTGCAGAACGTTCTTCTAAAGTGAACGAAGGGCAAATTTGGATGAAACGTTTAATCGCTGAAATGGGCGGTAAAAACACAATGGTCGTAGATAAAGAAGCAGACCTTGAACTTGCAGCACAATCAATTGTAAAATCAGCATTTGGCTTTAGCGGACAAAAATGTTCAGCTGGATCTCGCGCAGTAATTGTTGAAGATGTTTACGATACAGTTCTTGAGCGCGTAATCGAGTTGACAAAAGAATTAACAATCGGTGACCCAACAGATCAGTCTAACTACATGGGCCCAGTTATTGATGGCAACTCATACAACAAAATTATGAGCTATATCGAAATTGGTAAAGAAGAAGGACGCTTAGTTGCTGGTGGAGACGGAGACGATTCAAAAGGATTCTTCGTAAACCCAACTGTCTTTGCTGACCTTGACCCACAAGCTCGCATTATGCAGGAAGAAATCTTTGGTCCAGTTGTTGGATTAATGAAAGCTAAAGATTTTGACCACGCACTTGAAATTGCGAACAACACAGAATATGGCTTGACTGGTGGAGTTATCACAAACAACCGCGCTAACCTAGAAAAAGCACGTGAAGATTTCCACGTTGGTAACTTATACTTCAACCGCGGCTGCACAGGCGCAATCGTTGGATATCAGTCATTCGGTGGATTTAACATGTCTGGAACTGACTCAAAAGCAGGCGGCCCAGATTATATCGTTCTTCACATGCAAGCAAAAACAACTTCTGAGATGTATTAA
- a CDS encoding ornithine--oxo-acid transaminase: MTQTQTIIEQTEKFGANNYHPLPIVITEAEGVWVKDPEGNKFMDMLSAYSAVNQGHRHPKIIQALKDQADRVTLTSRAFHNDKLAPWYQLICDISGKEMALPMNTGAEAVETAFKAARRWAYDVKGVTENQAEIIACDGNFHGRTMTAVSLSSDPEYRKGFGPMLPGINLIPFGDLEALKNAITPNTAAFLIEPIQGEAGIIMPPEGFLKAARELCRENNVLFIADEIQCGLARTGKMFACEWEDVNPDMYILGKALGGGVFPISCVVADKDILGVFNPGSHGSTFGGNPLACAVSVASLEVLLDEKLSERSQELGEYFMGKLREIKHPSVKEVRGRGLFIGMELTEAARPYCEQLKELGLLCKETHDTVIRFAPPLIITKEELDWAIERIQKVFAN, translated from the coding sequence ATGACACAAACACAAACAATTATTGAACAAACAGAAAAATTTGGTGCGAACAATTATCATCCACTTCCGATCGTTATTACAGAAGCTGAAGGTGTATGGGTAAAAGATCCAGAAGGCAATAAGTTTATGGACATGTTGTCAGCTTACTCGGCGGTTAACCAAGGTCACCGCCACCCAAAAATCATTCAAGCATTAAAAGATCAAGCGGACCGTGTAACATTAACATCACGTGCTTTCCACAACGATAAATTAGCTCCTTGGTACCAATTAATTTGCGATATTTCAGGGAAAGAAATGGCATTACCAATGAATACAGGCGCAGAAGCAGTTGAGACCGCTTTCAAAGCTGCACGTCGTTGGGCTTATGATGTAAAAGGTGTTACTGAAAACCAAGCAGAAATTATCGCATGCGACGGCAACTTCCATGGTCGTACGATGACAGCTGTTTCATTATCATCAGACCCTGAATACCGTAAAGGTTTTGGACCAATGCTGCCAGGCATTAACTTAATTCCTTTTGGCGATTTAGAAGCGTTGAAAAATGCAATTACACCAAACACAGCAGCATTTTTAATCGAACCAATTCAAGGAGAAGCAGGAATCATCATGCCTCCAGAAGGTTTCTTGAAGGCAGCGAGAGAACTTTGCCGCGAAAACAATGTCCTATTTATTGCAGATGAAATCCAATGTGGACTTGCACGTACAGGTAAAATGTTTGCTTGCGAATGGGAAGATGTAAACCCGGATATGTACATTTTAGGTAAAGCACTTGGTGGCGGTGTATTCCCAATTTCATGTGTAGTTGCGGATAAAGACATTCTTGGCGTATTCAACCCAGGGTCACACGGTTCTACTTTTGGCGGTAACCCACTTGCATGTGCAGTGTCTGTTGCTTCATTAGAAGTATTGCTAGATGAAAAATTATCAGAACGCTCTCAAGAACTAGGTGAATATTTCATGGGCAAATTACGTGAAATCAAGCACCCTTCTGTAAAAGAAGTTAGAGGCCGCGGGTTGTTCATCGGTATGGAACTAACAGAAGCAGCAAGACCGTATTGCGAACAATTGAAAGAGTTGGGGCTATTGTGTAAAGAAACGCACGATACGGTAATCCGTTTTGCTCCGCCATTAATCATTACAAAAGAAGAATTAGATTGGGCGATCGAACGCATTCAAAAAGTATTCGCTAATTAA
- a CDS encoding Glu/Leu/Phe/Val family dehydrogenase: MTENLNLLTSTQNVIKTALDKLGYEDAMYELLKEPMRMLEVRIPIRMDDGKTKVFTGFRAQHSDAVGPTKGGVRFHPDVNREEVIALSMWMTLKCGIVELPYGGAKGGIICDPREMSMHEIEKLSRGYVRAISQFVGPNKDIPAPDVFTNSQIMAWMYDEYSKIDEFNSPGFITGKPIVLGGSQGRDKATAQGVTICINEAAKKRGLDMQGARVVIQGFGNAGSFLAKFLHDAGAKVVGISDAYGALHDPDGLDIDYLLDRRDSFGTVTTLFDNTITNKELFELDCDILVPAAIANQITEENANNIKASIVVEAANGPTTAEATKMLTDRGILLVPDVLASSGGVTVSYFEWVQNNQGYYWTQEEVDEKLNKKLVDAFENVYNVATTRNIDMRLAAYMVGARRTAEASRFRGWV; encoded by the coding sequence ATGACTGAAAACTTGAACTTGTTGACGTCTACGCAGAATGTTATTAAAACTGCACTAGATAAGCTTGGATACGAAGATGCGATGTACGAGCTTTTAAAAGAACCAATGAGAATGTTAGAAGTGCGCATTCCTATCCGTATGGATGATGGCAAAACAAAAGTCTTTACGGGATTCCGTGCACAACACAGTGATGCGGTAGGTCCGACAAAAGGTGGAGTTCGTTTCCACCCGGATGTAAACCGTGAAGAAGTAATTGCATTATCAATGTGGATGACATTGAAATGTGGAATTGTAGAATTACCTTACGGCGGTGCTAAAGGTGGCATTATTTGTGATCCACGTGAAATGTCGATGCACGAGATTGAGAAATTGAGTCGTGGATACGTCCGAGCAATCAGTCAATTTGTTGGGCCAAACAAAGACATCCCGGCACCAGATGTATTCACCAACTCACAAATCATGGCTTGGATGTACGATGAATACAGCAAAATTGATGAATTCAATTCTCCTGGTTTTATTACAGGTAAGCCAATTGTTCTTGGTGGATCTCAAGGTCGCGACAAAGCAACTGCTCAAGGCGTAACCATTTGTATTAATGAGGCAGCAAAAAAACGTGGCTTGGATATGCAAGGTGCGCGTGTTGTTATTCAAGGTTTTGGTAATGCAGGAAGTTTCCTTGCGAAGTTCCTTCATGACGCTGGGGCGAAAGTAGTTGGAATATCAGATGCATACGGTGCTCTTCATGACCCAGATGGTTTAGATATCGATTATTTACTAGACCGTCGTGATAGTTTCGGAACAGTTACTACATTGTTTGATAACACCATTACAAATAAAGAATTATTTGAATTGGATTGCGATATTTTAGTACCGGCGGCTATTGCAAATCAGATCACTGAAGAAAATGCCAACAACATTAAAGCTTCTATTGTAGTTGAGGCAGCTAACGGCCCAACAACTGCAGAAGCGACGAAGATGCTAACAGATCGCGGGATCCTTTTGGTACCTGACGTTCTAGCGAGCTCTGGTGGAGTTACAGTTTCTTACTTCGAGTGGGTACAAAATAACCAAGGTTATTACTGGACACAAGAAGAAGTGGATGAAAAACTCAACAAAAAAT